The Gammaproteobacteria bacterium DNA window AGTCCATCGTTACCGCAGTTGAGGACTCGCACGCCTTCTCGCGGTGTTCGTCTGAGTTGCCGTTCTTCCCGGGTGCGCAGATGGCGATGGCCGAGGTCGCCTCCGGTCGTCTCGGCCAGATCATCGAGGCGCGCGCAGCGTTGCTCCACTCATCCGACATGAATCGGAACAAGCCGATCAACTGGAAGCGCAAGATCGCCACGTGCGGCGAGATCGGAGTCATGGGAGACCTCGGCATGCACGTCGTCCATGTTCCGCTCCGGCTCGGGTGGGTCCCCACCTCGGTGTATGCAACCCTTCAGGACATCGTTACTCACCGGCCTGGACCGGACGGCGAGCCGGTTCCCTGTGACACCATCGACAACGCATCCCTCGTCTGTACCGTCGACTCTGAGAACGGTTCGTTCCCACTTCATCTCGAGACCAAGCGAATCGCTCCCGGCCAGTCCAACACCTGGACGTTCGAAGTGTTGGGCATGGAGGGTGGGGTGTCCTTCTCGACCCGATCCCCCCAGATCGTGCGCCGCTTCCGCATCGACGCGGCGGGCCGGCAGGTGTGGGAAGAGATTCAGCCCGGACAGGTTTCGGTCTTCCCCACGATCACGGGATCCATCTTCGAGTTCGGGTTTCCTGACG harbors:
- a CDS encoding Gfo/Idh/MocA family oxidoreductase, with the translated sequence MAQQIRVGIIGGGLMGREAAAAFGRWMALLDVPVVPRLVAVCDIDTERRAWFDRIDTVEMTTDDHSRLLEADVDVVYVAVPHVLHGAIYRDVLEAGIDLFGEKPFGIDLPTAQSIVTAVEDSHAFSRCSSELPFFPGAQMAMAEVASGRLGQIIEARAALLHSSDMNRNKPINWKRKIATCGEIGVMGDLGMHVVHVPLRLGWVPTSVYATLQDIVTHRPGPDGEPVPCDTIDNASLVCTVDSENGSFPLHLETKRIAPGQSNTWTFEVLGMEGGVSFSTRSPQIVRRFRIDAAGRQVWEEIQPGQVSVFPTITGSIFEFGFPDALLQMWAAFFTERAGQLGDRFGCATPEEALTSHRIFAAALTSVAEARAVPLPAT